The Megasphaera elsdenii DSM 20460 genome includes the window AGATTGCCCCCTGACGGCAGGGGCACGATGCGCGACATTAGGCCTTTCAGGCTGTCTTCGATGCCATAGTGTTCAAAAATAGGCGCGGCGCCTTCGTAAAAGCGGACGCGGCTGCGCCAGGCCGGATCCGGGAAGACCTGGCAGATCCGTTCATAAGCCTCGCGGCTGTCGACGACGACCTGCTTGACGTCGGCCGTAAAATGGTCGCGGATCATGCGCATGACCAGGTCGGCTTCGCGATATAAGAGAGTCGGCTTGCGGGCCAGCTTATAGCGCTGGCAGATACTGTCCCAGGTCCCCAGGAGATACTTCAAGTCGCCTAAGAGTTCTTCCCGGGACACGCCTTTGGCGACGGTGCGGATGATGAGGCCCATGCCGGCAGGCTTGATTTCCGACACGATGCGGCGCAGGCGGTTGCGTTCTTCTTCGTCGCGGATTTTTTTAGAGACGCCGATATAATCGACCGTCGGCATGAGGACGGCATAACGGCCGGCCAGGCTGACATTGGTCGTGACTTTGGGTCCTTTCATGCCCTGTTCGTCCTTGATGACCTGGACCAGGACCGACTGACCTATGGACAGGTGCATCTGCTGGATTTCCTCTTTCGACGCCGCCCGCGGGAACATATCGCCCATATAGATGAAAGCATTCTTGTGGCGGCCGATGTTGACGAAAGCGGCCTGCAGCGACGGCAGGATGTTCTGGATCGTCCCCTTGTAGATATGATTGACGATGTGCATGTCGTCATTGCGTTCGACGGCGAAATCGCGAAGACGGCCATCTTCCAGGATCGCCATGCGCGTTTCTTCTGGCATGACATTGCCTATGATTGTTTTCATCTTCTCATTCCTCCTGTGCGGACAAATTCATAACTCCGGCCCGGATTATTTCACCAGCAAGACGGCGAAATAGCCCGTATCTTTGGCGTCGGCCGCTTTTTCATAAACCGTTTCTCCCGGCAGGCCGCAGCGCTCGATCATGGCCGTCTTGTCCAGGAGCTGCAAGTCCCGCAGCTCGTCCTGGATAGGGCCCAGTTTCCCGGACGGCTTCATGATGACCTTGCTGCCGTCCAGGGCCAGCAGGTCCCGGCGGTGCTTATGATTGCCGGGGATGACGATGAGGGCCTCATCTTTTTCGCACAGCGGCTGCTGGAGCTCGGCTGCGACGGCACAGAAGCTGGGCACGCCGGGCACGATTTCCGTCGCATAGCCGGCCTGGCGGAGCAGGCGGTGGACGTAGATACTGGTCGCATAGACCGTCGGGCAGCCCAGGGTGATGAGGCAGACGTCGCGGCCTTCGTCGAGTTCGTCCATGAGGCGGCGCGCCGCTTTTTCATGAGCGCCCTTCAGGACCTGGTCGTCACGGGTCATGGGAAAATCCATGGCGATGACGGTCTTGTCGTCGATGGTAATGCCACAGCCGTCCAGGGCTTTCATGAGGATGCCCTGGGCCGTGACGACGCCTGTCCGGCTCTGGGGTACGGCCAGGACGGGACAGGTGCGGATGATTTTCAGCGCCTTCAGGGTCAGCAGTTCCGGATCGCCCGGGCCGACGCCGACGCAGTACAGTGTTCCTTTCATATTATGTTATCCCTCGAATAATGAATATTTCTTGCCATCTTCCTTGCGGACGAAGATGCCCGTCCGGCGGGCCAGCATCATGTCCGTATGGATGGGCAGGCCAAATTCATGACCCAATATTTCCCAGACCTGGGACGGCTTGATGGCCCCTTCGCCGGTCTGGTAGATGCCGACGGTCAAATAGACATTGCCCTCTTTGACGTTGCCGTGGACGGCTTCAACGACGTGCTGCTTGACGTCGATGGTCCGCACGCGGTGCTTGCCCTTATGGGATACTTTTTCATAGAGGACGCTGGGCGCGTCGTTGAACTTCGCCAGGATCTGATTGAGCCCGTCCTGGCTGAGGTCTTCCGTCAGCGGGCCGCGCAGGGTATAGACGGCGTAGTTGGCAATGGCCATCAACTTCGGCGCCTTGGCATCGACGTACTTGCCGTCGAGGACGGCAAAGCCGTTAGGCGACATGGCGTTCATCCGTTCCATGACGTCGGGGACAGGCAGTTTTTCCGCCAGTTCCATGTCGAGGTATTCCACATCGGCCGAGACGCCGACGCCCAGGGCGGAGGCGAAACTGAGCTTCATATGGGGATTGAAGCCTTCGGAATAACAGATGGGCAGCTTGGCCCGGATAATGACGTAGCGCACGGCCCGGGCAAAATCCAGGTGCGACAGGAACTGCAGGGCCCCGTCCTTCTTAACAGCTAAACGTAGTCTTTCCATGGTCGTCCCCTTCCTTTCTGTCGATGATGGATACGCCCAGGTGCGGGCAGACACCGCAGCCCGTACAGGGCAGGCGGCGGCAGTCGTGGGTCAGTTCAGCCACCGTGGCTTTCTGCCATTCACGTTTCAAATAAGTCTTGGCAGCGCCGTTGCTCAGGTGGTCCCAGGGCAGGGCTTCGTCGAGGCTGCGCGTCCGGGCCGCGTAGTAATCGGGGTCGATGCCGGCCAAGTCGAAGGCCTTCATCCACATATCGTAATCGAACATTTCCGTCCAGCCGTCGAACTTGCAGCCCAATTTCCAGGCTTGGTAAAGGACTTTGCCCATACGGCGGTCGCCGCGGGCGAAGGTCGCTTCCAGGCGGCCCGTCTTGGCGTCGTGGTAGTGATAGGAAATGTGCTTGTCGTTGATAAGGCCCTTGATGTACTGCTGTTTCCGTTCGATTTCTTCGATGGGCAGCTGGCCGAACCACTGGAAGGCCGTGTGCGACTTGGGCACGAAGCTTGATACGGAAACCGTGACCTTGCCGTTGTTCTTGTGGGTCACTTTGCGGTACAAATTGAGGACCTTATAGGCCAAATCGGCAATGCCGGCCAGGTCTTCATCGGTTTCCGTCGGCAAGCCCATCATGAAGTAGAGCTTGACCGTGGACCAGCCGTTCTGGAAGGCATTTTCACAGGCTGCCAGCAAATCTTCTTCGGTGACGCCCTTGTTGATGACGTCGCGCAGGCGCTGGGTCCCCGCTTCGGGCGCAAAGGTCAGGCCGCTCTTGCGGACCTGCTGGACCTTCTTGGCGATGTCGACGGAAAAGCTGTCGACCCGCAGTGACGGCAGGCTGACGCTGACTTTCTGCCCCTTAAATTCATCCAGGAGCTGGTCGACCAGTTCCGGCAGGCACGAATAATCAGCCGAGCTGAGACTCATGAGGGAAATTTCATTGTAACCGGAATTGGCGATGATCTGTTTGGCCAGGTCCGCCAGGTGTTCCGGCGATTTTTCCCGGACCGGCCGGTAAAGCATGCCGGCCTGACAGAAACGGCAGCCCCGGCTGCAGCCGCGGAAGAGTTCCAGGACGGCCCGGTTGTGGACGATGTCGATGTTAGGGACGATAGGCTTGGTCGGGAAAAAGACGTGTTCCACATCGGAGACGACGCATTTCTCGATTTCTGCCGGTGCCCCCGGTTCGGTCACAGTCAGGCCCTGGAAATCGCCGTTGTCATCGTAGTGGGCTTCATAGAAAGACGGCACGTAGTTGCCCGGCTGCTGGGAGAGCTGTTTCAACAGGCCCTTCTTTCCGCCAGGCTTCCCCTGCTCTTTCCAGGCGATGATCGTATCGGCCAGGACCTGCGTCGATTCTTCCGATTCGCCCAGGAAAAAGACGTCGATATAATCGGCTAAAGGTTCGGCGTTATAGGCACAGGGACCGCCGGCTGCCACCAGGGGCATATCGTCGCCGCGGTCTTTGGCAAAGAGCGGGATGCCGGCCAGGTCGAGCATGTTGAGGATGTTGGTGAAGCTCATTTCGTACTGGAGGGTAAAGCCGACCATGTCGAAATCGCGGACAGGCGTCTTCGTTTCCAGGGAAAAGAGCGGATAGCCCTGACTGCGCATGACTTCTTCCATATCCGGCCAGGGCGCATAGACCCGTTCAGCCGCCACATCGGGCCGTTCATTGAGGAGCGCATAGAGGATGCGCAGCCCCAGGTGGCTCATGGCGACTTCATAGACGTCAGGGAAACAATAAGCAACGGTCAGCTTGACGGCGTCGTGGTCTTTGACGACGCTGTTCCATTCGCCGCCGACATAACGGGCGGGCTTGCTGACTTTGCTCAATAAAATCGGATCGATCTCCACGGGATGTGACAAATTAGTTTCCTCCTTCACGGCGGGTTAAAAAATCATCGTCTGTTGACGCATGTAAATACTCAGTAACAGGCCCAGGCCCATCATATTGGTCGTCAAGGCGCTGACACCGTAACTCATGAACGGCAGAGGAATCCCCGTGACCGGCATGATGCCGCAGGTCATGCCGACGTTGACCAGTATCTGGAAAGCCCACATGGACACGACGCCGGTCGCCAACATCATGCCGAAGCTGTCCTTGCAGTCCTTGGCGATCATCAGGCCGCGATAGACGAGGATGAAATACAGGAACAAGAGAAAGACGCAACCCAAAAAGCCCAGTTCTTCACCGATGACGGAAAAGATGAAGTCCGTGTGGTTTTCCGGCAGGAAGTTCAGCTGGCTCTGGGTCCCCTGGAAGAGGCCCTTGCCAAAGAGCATGCCCGAACCGATGGCGATTTTGGACTGGATGATATGGTAACCGGCACCGAAGGGGTCGGCATTCGGATTGAGGAAGACCGTAATACGGGACTTCTGGTAATCCTTGAGAAAATGCCAGCCTACAGGCGCCAGGACGACGCCGGCCAAAAAGACATTCCGCAAGAGGGACATCTTGATGCGGCCGACGAAGAGCATGCCAAAGGTAATGGCCAGGAAGACAAGACTCGTCCCCAAGTCAGGCTGTTTCAAGACAAGCAGGAACGGAATCCCGACATAGAGGCCGATGGGCAGGACCTGGCGCCACGTATTGAGCTGGCCTACGCGGTCGCTGAGGATGGACGCCGTGCAGATGATCATGATGAGCTTGGAAAATTCCGACGGCTGCAGGGTAATCGGACCGAGCTGGATCCAGCGCTGGGCCCCCAGGGCCGACGTGCCGACGAACATGACGGCGACCAGCATGAGCAGGTTGATGATGTACAGGGGTTTTGCGTATTTTTTCAGCTTCGCATAGTCGAAGCGGCTGAAAAAGAGGATGATCATCAAGTCGACGACGAAAGCCGCCCCCTGCTTGGCGACGAAGTCGTAATTGATGGCCCCTTTGTTGATATGCGTCGCACTGCCGATGATACACAGGCTGATGCAGACGATGAGGAAGCTCACGATGAGCAGGACTTTATCTAAGTTTTTCCATTCGCGTTGAATAAACATTTCTCTCTCCTATCGACGATAGTGGCGCCAATTCTGACATTCCTGACGACGGCGGCGCAGTGACAGGCCCGATGAAACAGGCCGGGCCAGCTGCTTCGGCAGTAAGGCCGTCAACGCGGCCGTGTCGATGGCCTGCCCCGTTTCCAGCCAGTCTGCCGTCGCCGACAAGGCCTGACAGAACGGCAGCGATTCCGATACGCTGGCAATCCGCCCTTCTCCGGCAGCCCGGTCGATGCCTTCATCATGCGGCAAGAGACCGGCGAGGTGGCCGGTCTGCAAGCACGATTGGGCCGTATCGGCGGTGATGAGGCCGTCGGCGTAAAAATTATTGAGGATGACATCGTAGTGAAAACGCTTCTGCCGGTCGCAATACTGCATGAGCCTGGACACATCGCGCAGCGACGACGGCGACGGTCCGACGACGAACAAGATGTCATCGGCCAGGGCCGTCGCCGCCTTATAGGCGCCATCGCGGCCAGGCGGGCAATCGATGAGCGTATAGTCATAAGAAGCAGATAGCGACTCCAGGACATACTGGTACGACGGGATATCGACCCGCTCCCAGGTCCGTTTCTGGCTGGCCGGCAGGAAATCCAGTCCCGGCACGACCGTCAACAGGGCCTGGCCGGGCAGGCACTTGCCCCGCGCCGCCTGGCTGGCATCGTAATGGATAGCGCCGTCCAGACCGAAGAGCAGGTCCAGGTTGCGCAGCCCCATATCAGCATCGGCCGCCAGGACGCGATGGCCCCGGCGCTGCAAGAGGACGGACAGGGCCGCCGTGATCAAGGTCTTGCCGACGCCGCCCTTGCCGGAGGCGATGGCGATGAGCTGGGACATGAAATCACTTTCCTTTCTGATGGGATGCAGCCGTCACCGGCGCTTACCGGTCATCACTGTCGTGCTGACTGTCACCCTTCCCATCGTGGGTGTTCTTATCGGCTTTAGTATTTTTATCTTTGCCGTTCTTGTCCTTATCCTTCGGTGCGCCTTCGGCATATTCGCCGACGTGGAAGTACGCTTCCAGCATGGAACGGACAATCGGGCCGGACGACAGGGAGCCGAACCCGCCCTGTTCCGTCAGGACGGCGATGACGATGCGCGGATGTTCATACGGCGCATAGGCGACGAACCAGCCATGGTCCGTGCCGCCGAAGTTTTCCGCCGTCCCTGTCTTGCCGGCGACCTGAATCGGGAAGCCTGCGAACAAGGAACCGGCAGTACCGGATTCTTCGGCAACGTTACGCATCCCTTCGCGGACCAGGTCCAGCGTCGATTTGGATACGGACAAGGTGCCGACCTGTTCCGGTGCGAAGATCTTATATGGCGTGCCGTCGAGATTGTCGATACGGCTGACGATGAACGGCCGGTACTGGATGCCGCCGTTGGCGACTTCGCTGACGATCATAGCCGCCTGGAGCGGCGTGACCAGCTGGAAGCCCTGGCCGATAGCCGAGTTGAACGTATCGCCGAGGTACCATTCATCGTGGAAATTCTTCTTCTTATATTCCGCACTGGCGACCAGGCCCGGTGCTTCGCCGCGCAGGGCGATGCCCGTTTTCTTGCCCATGCCGAACATGCGGGCGTATTTTGCCAGTTCGTCGATGCCGACGCGGCGGCCCATTTCGTAGAAGTATACGTTATCGGACTTAGCCAGGGCTTCGACGAAGTTGATCCAGCCCAGGGCTTCGCCACCGGCGTTGCGCATATCGACTAACCAGTGACGGCCACTGTCGAAGATCATTTCATCAGGCGTGACTTTCTTCAATTCCAAAGCGGCCGACCCTGTGATCAGCTTGAACGTCGAACCTGGCGGATATTCACCGGCAATGACGCGGTTTTCCATGGGGTGGTTGGGATTGTCGTTGATGAGGGACCATTCCTTTTCCGTAATGCCCCGGGTGAACCAGTTCGGGTCGTATGCCGGGCGGCTGGCCATGGCCAGGACAGCGCCCGTGTTGGGGTCGACGGCGACGGCGGCGATGCCGTGGGTGCCGATGCCATTGGCAATCTGGCGGTCCATGGCCCGTTCCGTAGCCTGCTGCAGGTAGAGGTCGATGGTCAAGTGCATATTATGGCCGGCGACGGGTTCCTTCCGTTCCATTTCCTTGACCGGGCTGCCGGCCGCATCGACTTCGACCTGACGGCCGCCGTCCTTGCCGCGCAGGAGGTCGTCATAATAAGCTTCCAGGCCGGCCCGGCCGATCTGGGTGATGTTGGACACGCCTTCGACGCCTTTCAGGCGCTTGGCATCTTCTTCATCGATCTGACCGACATAACCGAAAACCTGAGCGGCCATCATCTTATAAGGATAATAGCGGATCGGCTGGACGTCGACAGAGACGCCAGGCAGGTCATTGCGCTGTTCTTCGATTTTGGTGACGATATCCTGGGTCAAATCATTGGCCAGGACCGTCGGCACATAGGAACTCTTGACTTTCTGGACCTTTTCCCGCAATTTATCTTCGGGCATGTTGAGGATGCCTGCCAGTTTCTGCAGTTCTTCGTCACTCATGCCTTCTTTAGGCGGTACATACGTGACCATGAAGCTCGGCCGCGAGCCGACCAGGATCTGGCCATTGCGGTCGTACATGATGCCGCGCATCGCTGCGATAGGAATAGCCCGCAGGCGGTTCCCTTCGGCCAGAGTGTGGTAATATTCGCCGGCAAAGAGCTGTAAATAGACCAGCCGGCTGACGAGTATGATGAAAATCACGATGATGATCCAGTAGAGATACCGGAAGCGGCCATCTTGATTTTTCTTTTTCAGTAACGCTTCAAGCATAAATTAATCTCCTTCATTTACCAGCGATAGCCGGGAAACCCGTAAAAAGCATCTTCACGGCGCAAGTGCCAGACGATGTGGTCTACGGGCAGGGCCAGGATCCCGTGATAAACAAGCATGGGTATGCTGAATTCCAATAAGTAGGCGGCAATATTGATGTACTGGCCGGCCAGGAAGAGGAAGCCGCAGGTCAGGGCCAGGCCGACTTCCGTCGCGCCCAGGACGATGAGCAGCGTCAGGACCCACTGGTCCTTGTCGATATCCCGGCCCAGGTAGCTGCAGACCAGGGCTACGATGAGGTAGACCAGGAGGTGCATCCCAAAGAAATTGCCGATGATGACGTCCTGACAAAAGCCGCCCAGCAGGGCCGTGATGATGCCGATGCGCTGTCCGTGATGGAGGGCCATGAGGACGACGAAGACGAAGATGAGGTTCGGCTGGCTCACACCGTTAAACATAAAAGGCAGGACAGCGCTCTGCAAAATGAAGACGATGAAAGCCGTCATGATACAGTTCAGTTTCTTCATAAGGCTGCGGCTCCTTTGATCCCTTCTACTTTGTCGCGATTCGTCTGCGGTACGAGTTTCGGCGTAACCTCCGGTTTTTCATAAGACCCGGTGTCGGCCGACTTCAAGATGACGAAGACTTCTTCCAGTTTGGAGAAATCGACGCTGGGACGAATGACGGCATATTTTACGAAATCATTTTCATTCTGATGGATCGACACGATGGTACCGATGGGCAGGCCCTTCGGGTAGATAGAGCCGAAGCCCGACGTGACCAGTGTATCCCCTTCCAGGATATCTGCGTCCTTGGCGATGTTGACGAACTGCGGTTCCGTCGGTACGTTGCCGTTACCGCGGACGACAGAGGACACCCGCGATTCCGGACGCTGGACGATGGCGCCGATGCTCGTCCGCGGGTCGGTCAGGAGCTGGACCCGAGCCGAATGAGGATAGACATCGCTGATGAAGCCGACGACGCCGCTCGGCGTGATGACAGGCATATCCTTTTCGACGCCTTCACCGCTGCCGACGTCTATGATCATCGTATTGGTCCACGTGCCATAGTCACGGGAAATGACGGACCCAGCCAGAAGCTGGTACTGGTTGTGGGACGATTTGAAATTGAGGAGCGCCCGCAGGCGGTCGTTTTCGGCTACGACTTCATCGTAGTCGACAGTCCGGCTCTTGAGGTCGGCATTTTCTTTTTCCAGCGATTCCCATTCAATGCGGTTTTTCAGGCTGATGTCGACAATGTGGATGCTCGACGTCAGGGAGTCCATGACGCGGCTGGCACCGTATTCAAAAGGCGACATGATCGTCATCAGCGGCTTGGTGATGAACGGCAGGGAATCGCGCTGGCGCCAGGCCCAGCCGACAAGCGCAATGACGATGAATAAGATGAGTACGAAGACGACGCTTCTTTTACCGAACGAAAACAATTTTAAAATCTCCTCCTATATATACGCTGAGCCCCTTCGACGAGGGCCGATAACTTATCACGATCCGCGACGGCAATGCCCGTGCCTTTGGCAACGGCCAGTTCCGGTTCCGGGGCCACCATGACCGGCACGCCCAGTTCCTGCGTAAAGAGCTGGTCCAGGCCCTTGAGCTTGGCGCCGCCGCCGGTGAGGACGATGCCGTGTTCCATGATGTCCGCTGCCAGTTCTGGCGGCGTTTCCCGCAGGACATCCTTGACCAGGTCGAGGATCTTGATAAGGGGCTTGCCGATGACGTGGTAGAGCTCACTCGATTTGATGGCCATTTCCCGCTGGAGACCGTCGTCGAGGCCGCGGCCCATGAAGTAATAGCCCCGGTCCTCTAAAGGCAGGATCGCCGAACCATTGGTCACTTTCATTTCCTCGATAGTCGTATCGTCCGTGACGATATCGTACTGATAGCGCAGATAATCTTTGATGGCCGCATTGAAATCAAGGCTGCCCAAGTGGAGCGACTTGGAAACGACGATGCCCCCCAGGGACAGCATGGCCACATTAGTCGTACCGCCGCCGATGTCGATGACCATGTTGCCGACCGGGTCATAGACGGGCAGGTTGACGCCGAGGGCAGCCGCCGCTGCCGTTTCGATCAAAAAGGCTTCTTTCGCGCCGGCCTGGTAGACCGCTTCCATGACGGCCCGCTTCTCGACATTCGACGCTGCCGACGGCACGCCGATCATAATGCGCAGGCGCTGGACACTGCGGACGCACTTGCTGAGGATATACCCCAGCATGGTCCGGGTAACACTGTAATCGGCGATGACGCCGTGGACCAGCGGCCGATGGAGCTTCACCGTTTCCGGTGACCGGGATAACAAGTCTTCGGCGGCCCGGCCGACAGCAATGATCTTGCTGTTCCGTTCGTCCGTCGCCATGACCGATGGTTCAGACAGGACGATGCCCCGGCCCTCCACATAGACCTGGGTTGTAGACGTCCCTAAATCAATCCCTATATTTTTAGTTAATGGAGAAAAAATCGAAGCCATAACAAATCCTTTCTATTCCTTTCGCATATTCTGTCTTAGTTGAACAGTCATCAATTCCATATTTTATCACATTGCGCCCCTTTTCGCATTAACTAATTTCAGGG containing:
- a CDS encoding Rne/Rng family ribonuclease; translation: MKTIIGNVMPEETRMAILEDGRLRDFAVERNDDMHIVNHIYKGTIQNILPSLQAAFVNIGRHKNAFIYMGDMFPRAASKEEIQQMHLSIGQSVLVQVIKDEQGMKGPKVTTNVSLAGRYAVLMPTVDYIGVSKKIRDEEERNRLRRIVSEIKPAGMGLIIRTVAKGVSREELLGDLKYLLGTWDSICQRYKLARKPTLLYREADLVMRMIRDHFTADVKQVVVDSREAYERICQVFPDPAWRSRVRFYEGAAPIFEHYGIEDSLKGLMSRIVPLPSGGNLVIDHTEALTVIDVNSSKYTGNGSTLQDTIFHVNKEAAVEIARQLRLRDIGGIIIIDFIDMAQPTKRDEILQILTRETALDCTKTRVLGMTALNLVEITRKKARQSLYQVQFSPCDVCGGSGVLYSPETVAIQIIRRLRHLAGSHHLQGDVLIEAHPDVLALLKDKKRKAEWERELKRTLYFEESHHPNREVFSILSYQP
- the cobI gene encoding precorrin-2 C(20)-methyltransferase; amino-acid sequence: MKGTLYCVGVGPGDPELLTLKALKIIRTCPVLAVPQSRTGVVTAQGILMKALDGCGITIDDKTVIAMDFPMTRDDQVLKGAHEKAARRLMDELDEGRDVCLITLGCPTVYATSIYVHRLLRQAGYATEIVPGVPSFCAVAAELQQPLCEKDEALIVIPGNHKHRRDLLALDGSKVIMKPSGKLGPIQDELRDLQLLDKTAMIERCGLPGETVYEKAADAKDTGYFAVLLVK
- a CDS encoding TIGR03936 family radical SAM-associated protein; its protein translation is MERLRLAVKKDGALQFLSHLDFARAVRYVIIRAKLPICYSEGFNPHMKLSFASALGVGVSADVEYLDMELAEKLPVPDVMERMNAMSPNGFAVLDGKYVDAKAPKLMAIANYAVYTLRGPLTEDLSQDGLNQILAKFNDAPSVLYEKVSHKGKHRVRTIDVKQHVVEAVHGNVKEGNVYLTVGIYQTGEGAIKPSQVWEILGHEFGLPIHTDMMLARRTGIFVRKEDGKKYSLFEG
- a CDS encoding TIGR03960 family B12-binding radical SAM protein, which gives rise to MSHPVEIDPILLSKVSKPARYVGGEWNSVVKDHDAVKLTVAYCFPDVYEVAMSHLGLRILYALLNERPDVAAERVYAPWPDMEEVMRSQGYPLFSLETKTPVRDFDMVGFTLQYEMSFTNILNMLDLAGIPLFAKDRGDDMPLVAAGGPCAYNAEPLADYIDVFFLGESEESTQVLADTIIAWKEQGKPGGKKGLLKQLSQQPGNYVPSFYEAHYDDNGDFQGLTVTEPGAPAEIEKCVVSDVEHVFFPTKPIVPNIDIVHNRAVLELFRGCSRGCRFCQAGMLYRPVREKSPEHLADLAKQIIANSGYNEISLMSLSSADYSCLPELVDQLLDEFKGQKVSVSLPSLRVDSFSVDIAKKVQQVRKSGLTFAPEAGTQRLRDVINKGVTEEDLLAACENAFQNGWSTVKLYFMMGLPTETDEDLAGIADLAYKVLNLYRKVTHKNNGKVTVSVSSFVPKSHTAFQWFGQLPIEEIERKQQYIKGLINDKHISYHYHDAKTGRLEATFARGDRRMGKVLYQAWKLGCKFDGWTEMFDYDMWMKAFDLAGIDPDYYAARTRSLDEALPWDHLSNGAAKTYLKREWQKATVAELTHDCRRLPCTGCGVCPHLGVSIIDRKEGDDHGKTTFSC
- the rodA gene encoding rod shape-determining protein RodA, with translation MFIQREWKNLDKVLLIVSFLIVCISLCIIGSATHINKGAINYDFVAKQGAAFVVDLMIILFFSRFDYAKLKKYAKPLYIINLLMLVAVMFVGTSALGAQRWIQLGPITLQPSEFSKLIMIICTASILSDRVGQLNTWRQVLPIGLYVGIPFLLVLKQPDLGTSLVFLAITFGMLFVGRIKMSLLRNVFLAGVVLAPVGWHFLKDYQKSRITVFLNPNADPFGAGYHIIQSKIAIGSGMLFGKGLFQGTQSQLNFLPENHTDFIFSVIGEELGFLGCVFLLFLYFILVYRGLMIAKDCKDSFGMMLATGVVSMWAFQILVNVGMTCGIMPVTGIPLPFMSYGVSALTTNMMGLGLLLSIYMRQQTMIF
- a CDS encoding AAA family ATPase; the encoded protein is MSQLIAIASGKGGVGKTLITAALSVLLQRRGHRVLAADADMGLRNLDLLFGLDGAIHYDASQAARGKCLPGQALLTVVPGLDFLPASQKRTWERVDIPSYQYVLESLSASYDYTLIDCPPGRDGAYKAATALADDILFVVGPSPSSLRDVSRLMQYCDRQKRFHYDVILNNFYADGLITADTAQSCLQTGHLAGLLPHDEGIDRAAGEGRIASVSESLPFCQALSATADWLETGQAIDTAALTALLPKQLARPVSSGLSLRRRRQECQNWRHYRR
- the mrdA gene encoding penicillin-binding protein 2, whose protein sequence is MLEALLKKKNQDGRFRYLYWIIIVIFIILVSRLVYLQLFAGEYYHTLAEGNRLRAIPIAAMRGIMYDRNGQILVGSRPSFMVTYVPPKEGMSDEELQKLAGILNMPEDKLREKVQKVKSSYVPTVLANDLTQDIVTKIEEQRNDLPGVSVDVQPIRYYPYKMMAAQVFGYVGQIDEEDAKRLKGVEGVSNITQIGRAGLEAYYDDLLRGKDGGRQVEVDAAGSPVKEMERKEPVAGHNMHLTIDLYLQQATERAMDRQIANGIGTHGIAAVAVDPNTGAVLAMASRPAYDPNWFTRGITEKEWSLINDNPNHPMENRVIAGEYPPGSTFKLITGSAALELKKVTPDEMIFDSGRHWLVDMRNAGGEALGWINFVEALAKSDNVYFYEMGRRVGIDELAKYARMFGMGKKTGIALRGEAPGLVASAEYKKKNFHDEWYLGDTFNSAIGQGFQLVTPLQAAMIVSEVANGGIQYRPFIVSRIDNLDGTPYKIFAPEQVGTLSVSKSTLDLVREGMRNVAEESGTAGSLFAGFPIQVAGKTGTAENFGGTDHGWFVAYAPYEHPRIVIAVLTEQGGFGSLSSGPIVRSMLEAYFHVGEYAEGAPKDKDKNGKDKNTKADKNTHDGKGDSQHDSDDR
- the mreD gene encoding rod shape-determining protein MreD; the protein is MKKLNCIMTAFIVFILQSAVLPFMFNGVSQPNLIFVFVVLMALHHGQRIGIITALLGGFCQDVIIGNFFGMHLLVYLIVALVCSYLGRDIDKDQWVLTLLIVLGATEVGLALTCGFLFLAGQYINIAAYLLEFSIPMLVYHGILALPVDHIVWHLRREDAFYGFPGYRW
- the mreC gene encoding rod shape-determining protein MreC, with product MFSFGKRSVVFVLILFIVIALVGWAWRQRDSLPFITKPLMTIMSPFEYGASRVMDSLTSSIHIVDISLKNRIEWESLEKENADLKSRTVDYDEVVAENDRLRALLNFKSSHNQYQLLAGSVISRDYGTWTNTMIIDVGSGEGVEKDMPVITPSGVVGFISDVYPHSARVQLLTDPRTSIGAIVQRPESRVSSVVRGNGNVPTEPQFVNIAKDADILEGDTLVTSGFGSIYPKGLPIGTIVSIHQNENDFVKYAVIRPSVDFSKLEEVFVILKSADTGSYEKPEVTPKLVPQTNRDKVEGIKGAAAL
- the mreB gene encoding rod shape-determining protein, coding for MASIFSPLTKNIGIDLGTSTTQVYVEGRGIVLSEPSVMATDERNSKIIAVGRAAEDLLSRSPETVKLHRPLVHGVIADYSVTRTMLGYILSKCVRSVQRLRIMIGVPSAASNVEKRAVMEAVYQAGAKEAFLIETAAAAALGVNLPVYDPVGNMVIDIGGGTTNVAMLSLGGIVVSKSLHLGSLDFNAAIKDYLRYQYDIVTDDTTIEEMKVTNGSAILPLEDRGYYFMGRGLDDGLQREMAIKSSELYHVIGKPLIKILDLVKDVLRETPPELAADIMEHGIVLTGGGAKLKGLDQLFTQELGVPVMVAPEPELAVAKGTGIAVADRDKLSALVEGAQRIYRRRF